In the Solibacillus sp. FSL K6-1523 genome, one interval contains:
- a CDS encoding ABC1 kinase family protein, translating to MHALIIILQLVIASILVFFISGRLIGSQVNLGKRIFSVAISVVFTSFIFWYTYLRGTSFFEEGIISNLMNVVTLLWFGGMLLISMLLYLFFELFDPIEINDNGAPVGRRSSVKTLFIYWRRQKRLSEVVSIAMKNGVTRTVKYARSREDERELAIALRDTLEQCGGIFVKFGQVLSTRKELLSPVFIEELEKLQQHVRPLSKEQVDEILKKNLKDDVNQIFSYFSEEPLASASIGQVHKAILRATNEPVAVKLLRPDVKNIMNEDLGILMEFASWISSKSQWAESLGFLELAKGFSVALSEEIDFTIEARNMEQMTTIVQNEKNDVKIPKVYHRYSNTNILVMEYIKGKSIAMAQDIYEAKHVDSRQFAQTLLFSFLEQALVSGIFHADPHPGNIYIEQDTGKLTMLDFGAVGRLAEPQQEGLKYFLVGIYQNDAPLVVDGVRLLVENTEDINRIEMEQAISQILLKINYVSQISTDVLIYSIFSVVREFGLHFYPAVNVALRAVVTLDGTLSIIDPDFEIFTEAKEFSNDYLKTSFTKPFKEPRATMAFIEEELAILLPNIRKIPRRIDQLVKKVESGKIILHHDIFSDKANSLFISQLFSRFVLLLVGITFGIISVALLAISQFMQSSFAVYLNTVAYLGLFLCAILLVRLSIQAIRDMKRMK from the coding sequence ATGCATGCTCTAATAATTATTTTACAATTAGTGATTGCTTCAATACTCGTATTTTTTATTAGTGGGCGTTTAATTGGCTCTCAAGTGAATTTAGGGAAGCGCATTTTTTCTGTTGCAATTAGTGTGGTTTTTACGAGCTTTATCTTTTGGTATACCTATTTACGCGGGACAAGTTTTTTTGAAGAAGGCATTATTTCTAACTTAATGAATGTTGTAACGCTTCTTTGGTTTGGCGGTATGCTGCTTATCTCAATGCTACTTTACTTGTTTTTTGAACTGTTTGACCCGATTGAAATTAATGATAATGGTGCACCAGTAGGACGCCGCTCTAGTGTGAAAACACTATTTATTTATTGGCGTCGTCAAAAACGATTAAGTGAAGTTGTCAGTATTGCGATGAAAAACGGTGTGACGCGTACAGTGAAATATGCTCGTTCGCGTGAAGATGAACGAGAATTAGCAATTGCTTTGCGCGATACACTGGAGCAATGTGGGGGGATTTTCGTCAAGTTTGGTCAAGTACTTTCAACGCGAAAAGAGCTACTGTCTCCGGTATTCATTGAGGAACTCGAAAAATTGCAGCAACATGTGCGTCCACTTTCAAAAGAGCAAGTAGACGAAATTTTGAAGAAGAATCTAAAGGACGATGTGAATCAAATCTTTTCCTATTTTAGTGAAGAACCGTTAGCATCCGCATCCATAGGTCAGGTGCATAAAGCGATTTTGCGCGCTACAAATGAACCCGTTGCAGTAAAATTATTGCGCCCAGATGTGAAAAATATTATGAATGAAGATTTAGGTATTTTAATGGAATTTGCTAGTTGGATTTCAAGTAAATCACAGTGGGCGGAGAGCTTAGGGTTTCTGGAGTTGGCAAAAGGTTTTAGCGTAGCTTTAAGTGAAGAAATCGATTTTACGATTGAAGCGCGGAATATGGAACAAATGACGACGATTGTTCAAAATGAAAAAAATGATGTGAAAATACCGAAAGTATATCATCGTTATAGCAATACGAACATTTTAGTTATGGAATATATAAAAGGCAAGTCTATAGCCATGGCTCAGGATATTTATGAAGCGAAGCATGTGGATTCCCGCCAATTTGCGCAAACATTATTATTTTCTTTTTTAGAGCAAGCACTCGTTTCAGGCATTTTCCATGCAGATCCACATCCAGGGAATATATATATTGAACAGGATACAGGCAAGCTAACGATGCTTGATTTTGGAGCAGTTGGTCGCCTTGCAGAACCACAGCAAGAAGGGTTGAAATACTTCTTAGTCGGCATTTATCAAAATGATGCACCACTTGTTGTAGACGGCGTAAGATTGCTCGTTGAAAATACAGAAGATATTAATCGTATTGAGATGGAACAGGCAATTAGTCAAATTTTACTGAAAATAAATTACGTATCACAAATATCTACAGATGTATTAATTTATTCTATTTTTTCGGTTGTCCGAGAATTTGGACTGCATTTTTATCCAGCGGTAAATGTTGCTTTACGTGCGGTTGTAACGTTAGATGGTACATTATCAATCATTGATCCCGATTTTGAAATATTTACAGAGGCAAAGGAATTTTCAAATGATTATTTAAAAACAAGCTTTACAAAACCATTTAAGGAACCCCGTGCTACAATGGCGTTTATCGAAGAAGAATTAGCCATCCTGTTACCAAATATACGCAAAATTCCAAGACGTATCGATCAGCTTGTGAAGAAGGTTGAAAGCGGAAAGATTATTTTACATCACGATATTTTTTCAGATAAGGCAAATTCCTTATTCATTAGTCAACTGTTCTCACGCTTTGTATTGTTATTAGTTGGAATTACCTTTGGA